A single window of Leptolyngbya ohadii IS1 DNA harbors:
- a CDS encoding tetratricopeptide repeat protein has translation MAEKKNRRWIALVVVSIATLAFVAVPIVTSISGVVNMQKQATSTPSPSPSGSPGSTAAELADQARGYEAVLQREPDNQTALRGLVDVKIKQGDIQGIIPPLEKLAALNPDQPDYTVLLAQAKRQTGDREGAAQAFREILKTRPGDLNALKGLTDLLLQDNRPEAAVGLLQDTLKTAEEANQAKPGTIDTANVQLLLAEVYALQTRYDEAIGLYDRIIASNAQDFRPVLGKAFVFQTQGKTEEAKPLFTKAESLAPPEFKDRIRQLATAPSPSPSPQASPAAPDSPAPAVSPIVPEASPAPSPAPAQ, from the coding sequence GTGGCTGAAAAGAAAAATCGTCGCTGGATAGCCCTGGTCGTGGTTTCGATCGCGACCCTTGCCTTTGTGGCGGTACCGATCGTCACGTCGATTTCGGGCGTGGTGAATATGCAGAAGCAGGCAACTTCTACGCCTTCCCCTTCTCCGTCGGGCAGTCCTGGCTCGACTGCGGCTGAACTGGCAGATCAGGCACGGGGCTATGAGGCAGTGCTTCAGCGCGAACCCGATAACCAGACGGCACTGCGCGGCTTAGTCGATGTCAAGATCAAGCAGGGCGACATTCAGGGTATTATCCCGCCCCTGGAGAAACTGGCGGCGTTAAACCCAGATCAGCCGGACTATACCGTTTTATTAGCGCAGGCAAAGCGGCAGACGGGCGATCGAGAAGGGGCGGCGCAGGCATTCCGCGAGATTTTGAAAACCCGTCCGGGAGATCTGAATGCCCTGAAAGGCTTAACCGATCTGCTGCTGCAAGATAACCGTCCTGAAGCCGCGGTCGGACTGCTGCAAGACACGCTGAAAACGGCGGAGGAGGCGAATCAGGCGAAACCTGGAACTATCGATACGGCTAACGTTCAACTCTTGTTGGCGGAGGTCTACGCTCTGCAAACTCGGTACGATGAGGCGATCGGTCTCTACGATCGAATTATTGCCAGCAACGCGCAGGATTTTCGCCCCGTTCTGGGTAAGGCATTTGTCTTCCAGACCCAGGGCAAAACCGAGGAAGCAAAACCTCTCTTCACAAAAGCGGAGTCTCTAGCTCCCCCTGAATTTAAGGATAGAATCCGTCAATTGGCGACTGCTCCCAGTCCATCTCCATCGCCCCAAGCCAGCCCTGCGGCTCCTGATAGTCCTGCGCCAGCGGTAAGTCCAATTGTTCCAGAAGCGTCTCCCGCTCCGTCTCCCGCTCCGGCACAGTAA
- the msrA gene encoding peptide-methionine (S)-S-oxide reductase MsrA codes for MVLFGFGKKQSLPSPEQSLPGRSTPMPVPDRHFVNGNPLKPPFPAGMEIALFGLGCFWGAERKFWQQPGVFSTAVGYAAGYTPNPTYREVCTGMTGHNEVVQVVYNPAEISYETLLKIFWESHDPTQGMRQGNDVGTQYRSGIYVYSPEQRQQAEASRDAYQKALKQEGYSEITTEILDAPSFYYAEDYHQQYLAKNPGGYCGLGGTKVCFPPQAEAQVEANS; via the coding sequence ATGGTGCTTTTTGGATTCGGCAAAAAACAATCCCTTCCCTCCCCTGAGCAATCCCTACCGGGACGCAGCACCCCGATGCCTGTGCCCGATCGCCACTTTGTCAACGGCAATCCCCTGAAGCCTCCCTTTCCGGCTGGCATGGAAATTGCCCTGTTTGGCTTGGGCTGTTTCTGGGGAGCAGAGCGGAAATTTTGGCAGCAGCCCGGCGTGTTTTCAACGGCAGTTGGCTATGCGGCAGGATATACGCCCAACCCCACCTATCGAGAAGTCTGCACGGGCATGACCGGACATAACGAAGTCGTCCAGGTTGTTTACAATCCTGCCGAGATTAGCTACGAAACCCTGCTCAAGATCTTTTGGGAAAGCCACGACCCCACTCAGGGAATGCGTCAGGGTAACGATGTCGGCACCCAGTATCGTTCTGGAATCTACGTCTACTCGCCAGAGCAGCGGCAGCAGGCAGAAGCCTCACGAGACGCCTACCAGAAGGCACTGAAGCAGGAAGGCTACAGCGAGATTACGACCGAAATTCTAGATGCACCGTCTTTCTATTACGCCGAAGACTATCATCAGCAGTACCTTGCTAAGAATCCGGGCGGCTACTGTGGTCTGGGTGGCACAAAGGTTTGTTTCCCACCCCAGGCTGAAGCTCAGGTTGAAGCTAACAGCTAG
- a CDS encoding hemerythrin domain-containing protein — MTKSPTKSTAQEDILLVLAAEHRSIEQLIDALEAVDGEIAAEPRFLELYRVLSLHHYGEQLVFYPAMREYEQTAIYLETAEEEHSAFKTLLEQMAHSSPNDPTFQAKLDQLKEAIMGHIEEEENEIFPIVRVCMNELQLRRLVQEYRTVQTKFAPKIEARICRNQKIATRKA, encoded by the coding sequence ATGACCAAATCCCCGACGAAATCTACAGCTCAAGAAGATATTTTGCTCGTGCTTGCAGCAGAACATCGATCGATCGAACAGCTGATTGATGCTCTGGAGGCAGTGGATGGTGAGATTGCAGCAGAACCACGATTCCTTGAGCTATACCGAGTGCTGTCCCTGCATCACTATGGCGAACAGCTGGTTTTCTATCCGGCGATGCGGGAATACGAACAAACCGCAATCTATCTAGAAACGGCAGAAGAAGAACACAGTGCTTTCAAAACCTTGCTAGAACAGATGGCACATTCCTCCCCTAACGATCCAACCTTTCAAGCAAAGTTAGATCAGCTGAAAGAAGCGATCATGGGACATATTGAGGAGGAAGAAAACGAAATTTTTCCAATCGTGCGTGTCTGTATGAATGAACTGCAACTGCGGCGGCTAGTACAAGAATATCGAACAGTACAAACAAAATTCGCCCCTAAAATAGAGGCGAGAATTTGCAGAAATCAAAAAATTGCGACCCGTAAAGCTTGA
- the tpiA gene encoding triose-phosphate isomerase — protein sequence MRKVIIAGNWKMYKTQAESLEFLKAFLDTIAETPDDREIVLCVPFTDLGVMSKNLHGTRVQLGAQNVHWEVAGAYTGEIAAPMLVELGVRYVVIGHSERRQYFGETDETVNLRLKAAQQHGLIPILCVGETKQQRDAGETEAVIGNQLEKDLVGIDREKLVIAYEPIWAIGTGDTCDSTEADRIIGLIRKQAQNPDLSVLYGGSVKPGNIDEIMAQPEIDGALVGGASLSPSDFSRLVNYQG from the coding sequence GTGCGTAAGGTCATCATTGCGGGTAACTGGAAAATGTATAAAACCCAGGCGGAGTCCCTGGAGTTTCTAAAGGCATTTTTGGACACGATCGCCGAAACGCCAGACGATCGGGAAATTGTGCTGTGTGTGCCGTTCACTGACCTGGGGGTCATGTCCAAGAACCTGCACGGAACGCGAGTTCAGTTAGGAGCGCAAAATGTTCACTGGGAAGTCGCGGGAGCCTACACGGGCGAAATTGCCGCGCCGATGCTGGTGGAACTGGGTGTGCGCTATGTAGTCATTGGTCACAGCGAGCGCAGACAGTATTTTGGCGAAACGGATGAAACGGTAAACCTGCGGCTAAAAGCAGCTCAGCAGCACGGTCTGATTCCAATCCTTTGTGTGGGAGAAACCAAGCAACAGCGGGACGCAGGCGAAACGGAGGCTGTAATTGGCAACCAGCTTGAGAAGGATCTGGTAGGCATCGATCGCGAGAAACTGGTGATTGCCTATGAGCCAATCTGGGCGATCGGAACCGGGGACACCTGCGATTCAACAGAAGCCGATCGCATTATCGGTCTAATTCGCAAGCAGGCGCAAAATCCTGATCTGTCTGTGCTGTACGGGGGGTCCGTTAAGCCGGGCAATATTGACGAAATTATGGCGCAGCCGGAAATTGATGGGGCGCTGGTGGGTGGAGCAAGCCTGTCTCCGAGCGATTTTTCGCGCCTGGTTAACTATCAGGGTTAA
- a CDS encoding histone deacetylase family protein: MISILYSDEFLDHDTGSFHVENAGRLKAIVSALQQAPWHNQLDWLTPTSIDWLPDRLMKALHAIHPPQYVEAVKRLAHSGGGRLDMDTVVSLHSYEVALLAVNAWLDGVDRVLSTGNPAFVIARPPGHHALATRGMGFCLFANAAIAAHYALTQPGIDRVGILDWDVHHGNGTQAIVETNPQIAFCSLHESPQYPGTGQADERGQYNNVLNFPMQAGSSLADYEPIFKEQIVPFFQAFQPDLLIISAGYDANQADPLAHLSLQPSDYGIFTRYCQQICDRLLFGLEGGYDYGALSQSVVETIGQLV, encoded by the coding sequence ATGATCTCCATCCTCTACAGCGACGAATTCCTCGACCACGATACCGGCTCCTTCCATGTTGAAAACGCTGGACGACTGAAAGCGATCGTTTCTGCCCTTCAGCAAGCCCCCTGGCATAATCAACTGGACTGGCTTACCCCCACCTCGATCGACTGGTTGCCCGATCGCCTGATGAAAGCACTGCACGCAATCCACCCGCCCCAATACGTGGAAGCCGTGAAGCGACTCGCCCATTCCGGTGGTGGCAGACTCGATATGGATACGGTGGTTTCTCTGCATAGCTACGAAGTCGCTCTCCTGGCGGTCAATGCATGGCTGGATGGGGTCGATCGCGTCCTATCCACTGGAAATCCTGCCTTTGTGATCGCCCGTCCCCCCGGACATCACGCCCTGGCGACCAGAGGAATGGGCTTCTGTTTGTTTGCCAATGCGGCGATCGCTGCCCACTATGCCCTGACTCAGCCCGGAATCGATCGTGTCGGCATCCTCGATTGGGATGTGCATCACGGCAACGGAACCCAGGCGATCGTCGAAACCAATCCCCAAATTGCCTTTTGCTCTCTGCACGAATCGCCCCAGTACCCCGGAACGGGACAGGCGGACGAACGCGGACAGTACAACAACGTGCTGAACTTCCCCATGCAGGCAGGCAGCAGTCTGGCGGACTATGAGCCAATCTTCAAAGAACAAATCGTCCCCTTCTTCCAGGCATTCCAGCCCGACCTGCTGATCATCAGTGCCGGATACGACGCTAACCAAGCCGACCCCCTCGCCCACCTTTCCCTCCAACCCTCCGACTACGGCATTTTCACCCGCTACTGCCAGCAAATCTGCGATCGACTCCTCTTTGGCTTAGAAGGCGGCTATGACTACGGTGCGCTGTCCCAGTCGGTGGTGGAGACGATTGGTCAGTTGGTTTAG
- a CDS encoding TIGR00730 family Rossman fold protein: MKYICVFCGSSSGADPVYREAAEAMGQAIVLRGYGLVYGGGKVGLMGKVADTVMAAGGEAIGVIPAFLEIKEIAHPQLTQLHVVESMHDRKALMAKLSDGFIAMPGGYGTLEEFCEVLTWSQLGLHQKPMGLLNVAGYYDALLTLFDRAVTDRFLQPELRAIVLEANQPNALLDRMETYQPITVEKWIRDDNKI; the protein is encoded by the coding sequence ATGAAATATATTTGTGTCTTTTGTGGCTCTAGCTCTGGAGCCGATCCCGTCTATCGCGAAGCAGCGGAGGCAATGGGGCAGGCGATCGTTCTACGAGGCTACGGCTTGGTCTATGGCGGCGGCAAAGTCGGACTGATGGGCAAGGTGGCGGATACGGTGATGGCAGCAGGCGGAGAGGCGATCGGCGTAATCCCGGCATTCCTGGAAATCAAGGAAATCGCCCACCCGCAGTTAACCCAGCTTCACGTCGTTGAATCAATGCACGATCGCAAAGCACTGATGGCAAAACTGTCCGATGGCTTTATTGCCATGCCCGGAGGCTACGGCACCCTGGAAGAATTCTGCGAAGTTCTAACCTGGTCGCAGCTTGGACTCCACCAAAAGCCGATGGGACTCCTCAACGTCGCAGGCTACTACGATGCCCTACTCACCCTCTTCGATCGCGCCGTCACCGATCGCTTCCTCCAGCCAGAGTTAAGGGCGATCGTCCTGGAAGCCAATCAGCCGAACGCTTTACTCGATCGCATGGAAACCTATCAGCCCATTACGGTCGAAAAGTGGATTCGGGATGACAATAAAATTTAG
- a CDS encoding class I SAM-dependent methyltransferase, translating to MTLTSYRTLCTEVYELTKPVGANYPDVPYFIEHLSQIGGRILEAMVGSGRLLIPLLEAGLNVEGIDSSPEMLAACQRNCDSRGLNPVLYEGSIEKPNVPGKFSAIVVTYGSFMLLGNRTSAIAALQSFAKHLEPNGQIFIDLGGSIPLMQKQRRERQ from the coding sequence ATGACGCTAACTTCATACCGAACTCTTTGTACTGAAGTCTATGAATTAACCAAGCCCGTTGGTGCAAACTATCCGGATGTTCCCTATTTCATTGAGCATCTGTCTCAAATCGGCGGCAGAATTTTGGAGGCAATGGTTGGATCGGGACGCTTGCTCATTCCTTTACTCGAGGCAGGCTTAAACGTAGAGGGAATTGACTCTTCGCCTGAAATGTTGGCTGCCTGTCAACGAAATTGCGATTCAAGGGGCTTAAATCCTGTCCTTTACGAAGGTTCGATTGAAAAACCGAATGTTCCAGGCAAGTTCAGTGCCATTGTTGTAACTTATGGCTCGTTTATGCTGTTGGGAAATCGAACCTCAGCGATCGCCGCACTACAATCTTTTGCCAAACATTTGGAACCTAACGGACAAATTTTTATCGATTTAGGAGGGAGCATCCCACTTATGCAAAAACAGAGAAGGGAGCGACAATAG
- a CDS encoding ISKra4 family transposase (programmed frameshift) encodes MTPEEQERIRACSQEIAEILYRNSDKASLKTLEGIEQTVRQQMLEHVSPEVAPFFVNGAVRPGKGRSRPLKSLVGKLCLQKHQAERLGVKPRSRISGGLEKACLRLSANESFQNAEADIAALTGIAVGHSTQQRLVGRQAWELPEAKQGVSEISIDGGKVRLRDLQDSDSRWRDYKAVRLQGTYYAAFYQDNESLVDYLNAQRLLKPVVCLGDGHEGVWNLFGQIASADERREILDWYHLKENLYKVGGSLKRLKKAESLLWQGQVEQAKALFADCQRKQARNFEAYLDKHRSRIVHYADTQTQQLCSIGSGAVESAVKQIGRRLQISGAHWNRVSVNPMLNLRCAYLNGLLAS; translated from the exons ATGACTCCAGAAGAGCAGGAACGGATCAGAGCTTGCAGTCAAGAGATCGCAGAAATTCTGTATCGCAATAGCGACAAAGCGAGCCTGAAGACGCTAGAGGGGATTGAGCAAACGGTTCGCCAACAGATGCTCGAACACGTTAGTCCGGAAGTTGCCC CTTTTTTTGTCAACGGTGCAGTCCGACCCGGCAAAGGACGAAGCCGACCGCTAAAGAGTCTGGTGGGTAAGTTGTGCTTGCAAAAGCATCAAGCCGAACGGTTGGGAGTCAAGCCCCGGAGTCGGATAAGTGGAGGCTTAGAGAAGGCTTGCTTACGGCTGAGTGCGAATGAGTCATTTCAGAATGCGGAAGCAGACATTGCTGCATTGACGGGGATAGCGGTGGGGCACTCGACCCAACAACGCTTGGTAGGACGGCAGGCATGGGAGTTGCCGGAGGCGAAACAAGGCGTCAGTGAGATCAGCATTGACGGCGGGAAAGTGCGCTTGCGTGACCTCCAAGACAGCGACAGCCGATGGCGGGACTATAAAGCAGTGCGGTTGCAGGGAACATACTATGCTGCCTTTTATCAGGACAATGAGAGCTTGGTCGATTACCTCAATGCTCAACGGTTGCTTAAGCCTGTAGTGTGTTTAGGCGATGGGCATGAGGGGGTGTGGAATCTGTTTGGTCAAATCGCCTCTGCCGATGAGCGGCGAGAGATTCTCGACTGGTATCACCTCAAAGAGAATCTCTACAAAGTGGGCGGGTCGCTCAAACGCCTGAAAAAAGCTGAGTCCTTGCTGTGGCAGGGGCAGGTGGAACAGGCGAAGGCACTGTTTGCCGATTGTCAAAGGAAACAGGCGCGCAATTTTGAAGCCTATCTAGACAAACATCGTTCCCGGATTGTCCATTATGCCGACACCCAGACCCAACAACTCTGCTCGATTGGTTCAGGGGCAGTGGAATCGGCGGTCAAACAGATTGGGCGACGTTTACAAATATCGGGGGCGCATTGGAACAGGGTGTCGGTCAATCCGATGTTGAACCTACGCTGTGCTTACCTCAATGGGCTGCTTGCTAGTTGA
- a CDS encoding site-2 protease family protein: protein MNGNLRIGSLFGIPFFVNASWFLVFALITWDYGSQLGLAFPQLGASAGLLGLAAALLLFGSVVAHELGHSLVAMRQGIPVKSITLFIFGGLASLGEESKTPAESFWVAIAGPLVSFALFGILSGINFAIGLPTPIATVVQLVASINLMLGIFNLLPGLPLDGGNVVKALVWKLTGKPYKGIAFASRIGRFLGWLGIGLGGLSLLGFTQLGSFWTLLVGWFLLQNADRYAQAAAIQEQLSGLTAADAVVENSPIVPSQISLREFANQYIIGNPVSWKKYLVTDSEGQLIGQVEVEAMKTIPTNDWWDISVQQITQPTEQLETVPSDQPLLDVVNLIEEKNIPALVVLKEGKMPIGLLEKSSIVQLLQNRAAAKSNPEPQLSSQA from the coding sequence ATGAACGGCAATCTCCGAATTGGTAGCCTGTTTGGGATTCCTTTTTTCGTTAACGCATCCTGGTTTCTGGTGTTCGCCCTCATTACCTGGGATTACGGCAGTCAGCTTGGATTGGCATTTCCCCAGTTGGGTGCATCGGCTGGACTGTTAGGATTGGCAGCGGCGCTGCTCCTGTTTGGCTCGGTGGTGGCGCACGAACTGGGACATAGCCTCGTGGCAATGCGGCAAGGCATCCCGGTGAAGTCCATTACGCTGTTTATCTTTGGCGGACTGGCAAGCCTGGGCGAAGAGTCGAAAACGCCCGCTGAGTCTTTCTGGGTGGCGATCGCCGGACCCCTGGTGAGCTTTGCCCTGTTTGGCATCCTGAGCGGGATTAATTTTGCGATCGGGCTACCGACTCCCATAGCAACGGTGGTTCAACTGGTTGCCTCGATTAACCTGATGCTGGGCATTTTTAATCTCCTGCCCGGTCTACCCCTGGATGGTGGCAATGTGGTGAAGGCACTTGTCTGGAAACTGACGGGTAAGCCTTACAAAGGTATTGCGTTTGCAAGTCGGATTGGTCGGTTCCTGGGCTGGCTTGGGATTGGCTTAGGCGGACTGTCGCTGCTGGGCTTCACTCAGCTTGGAAGCTTCTGGACGCTGCTGGTGGGCTGGTTCCTGCTGCAAAATGCCGATCGCTACGCGCAGGCTGCGGCAATTCAGGAGCAGTTGAGTGGTTTAACGGCGGCAGATGCGGTGGTGGAAAATAGCCCGATCGTGCCTTCCCAGATTTCGCTGCGGGAGTTCGCGAATCAATACATCATTGGCAATCCGGTGAGCTGGAAGAAATATCTGGTGACGGATAGCGAAGGTCAACTGATCGGACAGGTGGAAGTCGAGGCGATGAAAACCATTCCGACGAACGACTGGTGGGATATCTCTGTGCAGCAAATCACGCAGCCCACGGAACAGCTTGAAACCGTTCCTTCGGATCAGCCGCTGTTAGATGTGGTGAACCTGATCGAGGAGAAAAATATCCCTGCATTGGTGGTATTGAAGGAAGGCAAAATGCCGATTGGTCTACTGGAAAAATCCTCGATCGTTCAGCTTTTGCAAAATCGCGCCGCTGCAAAATCGAATCCTGAACCCCAGCTTTCTTCTCAGGCATAA
- a CDS encoding amino acid ABC transporter ATP-binding protein, translated as MIRTEFLSKSFGKLQVLKDISTEIKKGQVVAIIGPSGCGKSTFLRCLNLLEIPTRGRIYIDGQDITAPKVDIKDVRQNIGMVFQHFNLFPHMTVLDNLTYAPIKVRKLPKAQATEKAMELLHRVGLAEKAEVYPSRLSGGQKQRVAIARSLAMEPQVMLFDEPTSALDPEMVKEVLDVMKALAKTQITMAIVTHEMGFAREVADRIMFLDNGNIAEDSPPDMFFSNPKSDRACQFLEKVL; from the coding sequence GTGATTAGAACTGAATTTTTATCAAAATCCTTTGGCAAGCTGCAAGTTCTCAAAGACATTTCAACCGAAATTAAAAAAGGACAGGTGGTTGCCATTATTGGTCCTTCGGGATGTGGAAAATCCACCTTTTTGCGCTGCCTGAATCTGCTCGAAATTCCAACACGCGGACGGATTTATATCGATGGGCAGGACATTACCGCGCCTAAAGTAGACATTAAAGATGTGCGCCAGAACATTGGCATGGTGTTTCAGCACTTTAATCTGTTTCCCCACATGACCGTGCTGGATAACCTGACCTACGCACCCATAAAAGTGAGGAAACTGCCGAAGGCGCAGGCAACGGAAAAGGCAATGGAACTGCTGCATCGCGTTGGGCTGGCGGAAAAAGCTGAGGTTTACCCTTCTCGCCTTTCGGGTGGGCAAAAGCAGCGGGTGGCAATTGCCCGATCGCTCGCAATGGAACCCCAGGTCATGCTGTTCGACGAGCCGACCTCTGCCCTTGACCCAGAAATGGTGAAGGAAGTGCTGGACGTGATGAAGGCACTGGCAAAAACCCAGATCACTATGGCGATCGTGACTCACGAAATGGGCTTTGCGCGGGAAGTTGCCGATCGAATCATGTTCCTCGATAACGGCAATATTGCAGAGGACTCGCCGCCGGATATGTTCTTCTCGAATCCCAAAAGCGATCGCGCCTGTCAGTTTTTGGAGAAAGTGCTGTAG
- a CDS encoding amino acid ABC transporter permease produces MELLSVSWTAEILNTARIQNTLSLLGQATPSGFVLDFSKIVPNIPFILQGVAVTLAFTLVSALIGFTWGTILSIFKISPFKPLRWFADFYTSVFRGTPLILQLAIIYFSTPQLIGYSIPAFQAGVITFSLNSAAYSSETIRGGIMAVDKGQREAAMAMGVAYPLMMWDIILPQAFKNILPALVNESIALLKDSSLVSTVGALDLMRRGQIVAAEKFIYFEPLIFVGFIYYVMVMGFTLLSRRLEKRMRKSD; encoded by the coding sequence ATGGAACTATTGTCAGTCAGTTGGACTGCTGAAATATTGAATACGGCTCGAATTCAGAATACTTTAAGCCTGCTAGGGCAAGCGACACCTTCTGGATTTGTGCTTGACTTTTCCAAAATCGTTCCCAATATTCCCTTTATTCTTCAGGGTGTGGCAGTTACGCTTGCTTTTACCCTGGTTTCTGCGCTAATTGGGTTTACCTGGGGAACAATCCTTTCTATTTTCAAAATTTCGCCTTTCAAGCCGCTGCGGTGGTTTGCAGATTTTTATACCTCTGTGTTTCGCGGGACGCCGTTAATTTTGCAGCTTGCCATTATCTACTTCTCAACGCCGCAGCTGATTGGCTACTCGATTCCTGCGTTTCAGGCAGGTGTCATTACCTTTTCACTTAACTCGGCGGCATACAGTTCGGAAACGATTCGCGGCGGCATTATGGCAGTGGACAAAGGACAGCGAGAAGCCGCAATGGCGATGGGCGTTGCTTACCCATTGATGATGTGGGATATTATTCTGCCGCAGGCATTCAAGAACATTTTGCCTGCCCTGGTGAACGAGAGTATTGCGCTGTTGAAAGACTCTTCTCTCGTCTCTACAGTGGGTGCGCTAGACTTGATGCGTCGTGGACAAATCGTTGCGGCGGAAAAGTTTATTTATTTTGAACCGTTAATCTTTGTGGGATTCATTTATTACGTGATGGTGATGGGCTTTACCCTGCTGTCTCGTCGTTTAGAAAAGAGGATGCGGAAAAGTGATTAG